The Megachile rotundata isolate GNS110a chromosome 8, iyMegRotu1, whole genome shotgun sequence genome has a segment encoding these proteins:
- the LOC100880081 gene encoding uncharacterized protein LOC100880081 codes for MKKSPLSMPSSSRQNQNCNWRVEDHKKWTGYNHVTSDSYVCMSTNEGKQYTGDDFIPLNNSTPLPERNRPSGNWRGTRSRNHRNSGSGGFNHYRNNYHSTPKTNFNNLYSPYKHSGKQFYGQKKGYQKDAHKQVDISSYIDMTSFLEDPWAELMKKFNDSKEVNREISPTLEQLPSSDSICIDPKLSSESESVIDIDDSRFNLKSKNESSIDVALGLDDTDVSTMCKTESSIDLKLQNVRFGQELTNENKCSNNGSVCEDLGERNVHLSCGSTATVIQDLV; via the exons atgaaaaagtcACCATTAAGTATGCCAAGTAGCAGCAGACAGAACCAAAATTGCAATTGGAGGGTAGAGGATCATAAAAAGTGGACAGGTTATAATCATGTTACAAGTGATAGTTATGTGTGTATGTCGACGAACGAGGGCAAACAATATACTGGGGATGATTTTATTCCTTTAAATAATAGTACACCATTACCAGAACGAAATAGGCCCAGTGGTAATTGGCGGGGTACTAGAAGTCGTAATCATCGTAATTCAGGTAGTGGTGGATTTAACCATTACAGGAACAATTATCATTCAACCCCaaaaacaaatttcaataatttgtacTCTCCTTACAAGCACTCTGGTAAACAATTTTATGGTCAGAAAAAG GGTTATCAGAAGGATGCACATAAACAGGTTGATATATCTAGCTACATAGATATGACATCGTTTTTGGAAGATCCTTGGGCagaattaatgaaaaaatttaacGACTCCAAAGAAGTAAACAGAGAAATATCACCTACACTTGAACAGTTGCCTTCCTCAGATTCAATTTGTATAGATCCGAAACTAAGTTCTGAAAGTGAATCCGTAATTGATATAGATGATTCTCGGTTTAATTTGAAATCCAAAAATGAATCTTCCATAGACGTAGCATTGGGGTTGGATGATACGGATGTTAGCACCATGTGCAAAACAGAAAGCTCAATAGATTTAAAACTCCAGAATGTAAGATTCGGTCAAGAATTAACAAATGAAAACAAGTGCAGTAATAATGGTAGTGTTTGTGAAGATCTTGGAGAAAGAAATGTTCATCTTTCTTGTGGTTCTACAGCGACTGTGATTCAGGATCTTGTATAA